Proteins from a single region of Desulfobacter postgatei 2ac9:
- the rpmF gene encoding 50S ribosomal protein L32 — MAVPKQKSSKARGRKRRTHYKTGSPTITLCSECQEPKLPHRACPECGAYKGRNVNTDMDADD, encoded by the coding sequence ATGGCCGTACCCAAGCAGAAAAGCTCCAAGGCAAGAGGAAGAAAAAGACGTACCCATTATAAAACCGGTTCCCCTACCATAACTTTATGTTCCGAGTGTCAGGAGCCAAAATTGCCCCATAGAGCATGTCCTGAATGCGGTGCATACAAAGGCAGAAATGTAAACACTGATATGGATGCAGACGATTAG
- the acpP gene encoding acyl carrier protein — protein sequence MTIETKVRKIIAEKIPGIDIEDVVPQASLIEDLGADSLTIVELIMSMEEIFEIEIDDDQAEKLSTVQDIYDFIASKS from the coding sequence ATGACCATTGAAACCAAGGTAAGAAAAATTATTGCTGAAAAAATTCCCGGCATTGATATTGAGGACGTGGTTCCCCAGGCGTCGTTGATCGAAGATCTGGGGGCTGATTCTCTGACCATCGTTGAGCTTATCATGTCCATGGAAGAGATTTTTGAAATAGAAATTGACGACGACCAGGCCGAGAAATTGTCGACTGTCCAGGATATTTATGACTTCATTGCATCGAAATCATAA
- the rpiB gene encoding ribose 5-phosphate isomerase B, which translates to MEKDKQIIIGSDHAAFELKEKIKDLLTGLGYEVEDAGTHSTASVNYADFGKKVAQAVSDGTFGRGILLCGTGLGMSMQANRFKGVRAALCSDIFSARMSRQHNDANILVMGGRVIGDILAFELVREWLATPFEGGRHLDRIRSLD; encoded by the coding sequence ATGGAAAAGGATAAACAGATTATCATCGGCAGTGATCATGCCGCGTTTGAATTAAAGGAAAAGATTAAGGATCTGCTCACCGGTCTTGGTTATGAGGTTGAGGATGCGGGTACCCACAGCACTGCTTCGGTAAATTATGCCGATTTCGGTAAAAAGGTGGCCCAAGCCGTTTCCGACGGTACATTTGGCCGGGGTATTCTTCTGTGTGGCACCGGCCTTGGCATGTCCATGCAGGCCAACCGGTTTAAAGGTGTACGTGCCGCCCTGTGCTCGGATATCTTTTCCGCCAGGATGAGCCGGCAACACAATGATGCCAATATTCTGGTCATGGGTGGTCGTGTAATCGGTGATATTCTTGCCTTTGAACTGGTCAGGGAATGGCTTGCCACCCCCTTTGAAGGTGGTCGCCATCTGGACCGTATCCGTTCCCTAGATTAG
- the glyA gene encoding serine hydroxymethyltransferase produces MENIQFIKACDPEIASVIEREYSRQEYGLNLIASENTVSRAVMEAQGSIMTNKYAEGYPSKRYYGGCQYMDEAENLAIERVKKLFGVEYANVQPHSGSQANMAAYFSVLSPGDGILAMDLSHGGHLTHGAGVSFSGRLFNFSHYGLNPETETIDLNQVEDLARANKPKMIVAGASAYPRTLDFKGFSEIAKACGALFLVDMAHIAGLVAAGVHPTPVGYADIITSTTHKTLRGPRGGLILSSAERGKKINSQIFPGIQGGPLMHVVTAKAVAFKEALLPAFTEYQKQVVKNAAVLAKVLMERGYKLVSNGTDNHMVLVDFSGLDITGKDAEERLGQANITVNKNTVPNEKRSPFVTSGVRIGVPLITSRGMKEDAVGDIAGFICDVLDDEANVPKVATKVKELCTHYPLYGDTAC; encoded by the coding sequence ATGGAAAATATACAATTTATCAAAGCTTGTGATCCTGAGATTGCCTCCGTTATTGAGCGTGAATACAGTCGGCAGGAATACGGGCTCAATCTCATCGCTTCGGAAAATACAGTCAGCCGGGCAGTCATGGAAGCCCAGGGCTCCATCATGACCAACAAATATGCTGAAGGGTATCCGTCAAAGCGCTATTATGGCGGGTGCCAGTACATGGACGAGGCGGAAAATCTGGCCATTGAGCGGGTAAAAAAGCTATTCGGTGTGGAATATGCCAATGTGCAGCCCCATTCCGGATCCCAGGCCAATATGGCGGCTTACTTTTCCGTGCTCTCTCCCGGCGACGGGATACTGGCCATGGATCTTTCCCATGGCGGTCATTTAACCCATGGCGCAGGGGTAAGTTTTTCAGGCCGTTTGTTCAATTTTTCTCATTATGGTTTAAATCCGGAAACCGAAACAATCGATTTGAACCAGGTGGAAGATCTGGCCCGGGCAAATAAGCCTAAAATGATTGTGGCAGGGGCTTCGGCCTATCCTAGAACCCTTGACTTCAAGGGCTTTTCCGAAATTGCCAAAGCATGCGGTGCGCTGTTTCTGGTGGATATGGCTCATATTGCAGGCCTTGTGGCTGCGGGGGTACATCCCACACCTGTTGGATATGCAGATATTATCACTTCCACCACCCATAAAACCCTTCGTGGTCCCAGGGGTGGACTGATTCTCTCCAGCGCCGAACGGGGCAAAAAAATCAATTCCCAGATTTTTCCCGGTATCCAGGGCGGTCCCCTGATGCATGTTGTTACGGCCAAGGCAGTGGCGTTTAAAGAGGCATTGTTGCCGGCGTTTACTGAATATCAGAAACAAGTGGTCAAAAATGCCGCTGTCCTGGCAAAGGTGCTCATGGAAAGAGGCTATAAACTGGTGTCCAATGGTACGGATAACCACATGGTCCTGGTAGATTTTTCCGGGTTGGATATCACTGGAAAAGATGCGGAAGAGCGTCTCGGACAGGCAAATATTACGGTGAATAAAAATACCGTACCCAATGAAAAACGAAGCCCCTTTGTGACTTCGGGTGTACGTATCGGTGTGCCGTTGATTACGTCCAGGGGCATGAAGGAAGATGCCGTGGGGGATATCGCCGGATTTATTTGCGATGTGTTGGATGACGAGGCCAATGTCCCTAAAGTTGCGACCAAGGTTAAAGAGCTTTGCACCCACTACCCGCTGTATGGGGATACCGCCTGCTGA
- a CDS encoding deoxycytidylate deaminase: MPPVLPDSASVVSDGRPSWDEYFMAITELVASRATCLRRKVGAVLVKDKRILCSGYNGAPSQIPHCRETGCLREQLNVPSGEKHELCRGVHAEQNVIIQAAFHGIPVAGASLYCTTQPCSICAKMIINAGIKKVYFKKGYDDPLSLEMFAQAGVELIRLE; encoded by the coding sequence ATGCCCCCTGTTTTACCTGATTCCGCAAGCGTCGTTAGTGATGGCCGTCCATCCTGGGATGAGTATTTTATGGCCATCACAGAACTTGTGGCCTCCAGGGCCACCTGTCTTCGGCGAAAGGTGGGCGCGGTGCTGGTGAAGGATAAACGCATTTTATGCTCGGGCTATAACGGGGCGCCCTCCCAAATCCCCCATTGCAGAGAGACCGGTTGTCTGCGGGAACAGCTTAATGTCCCCTCCGGGGAAAAACATGAGCTTTGCCGGGGCGTTCATGCTGAACAGAATGTGATCATTCAGGCGGCCTTCCACGGGATACCAGTTGCCGGTGCCTCTCTGTACTGCACCACCCAGCCCTGTTCCATCTGCGCCAAGATGATCATTAACGCCGGGATTAAAAAGGTGTACTTTAAAAAGGGATACGACGATCCCCTTTCCCTGGAGATGTTTGCCCAGGCCGGGGTGGAACTCATCCGGCTTGAATAA
- the nrdR gene encoding transcriptional regulator NrdR: MKCPYCGNPNTRVVDSRPGKIEFEVRRRRECQDCGRRFTTYERVEQVPVMIVKKDSRREEFDREKVLRGIQKACEKRAISINQIEQIVDDIERDLREGRDREVSAKVVGEKIINALKELDDVAYVRFASVYREFKDVTDFIQELESLIHKEHRSADAEPGKEGPVKTDD; the protein is encoded by the coding sequence ATGAAGTGCCCCTATTGTGGCAACCCGAACACCAGAGTGGTGGATTCTCGGCCGGGTAAAATTGAGTTCGAGGTCCGGCGCCGAAGAGAGTGTCAGGATTGCGGCCGGCGTTTTACCACATATGAACGGGTTGAACAGGTCCCTGTCATGATTGTTAAAAAAGACAGCCGCCGGGAGGAGTTTGACAGGGAAAAAGTGCTGCGGGGCATTCAGAAAGCGTGTGAAAAGCGGGCCATCAGCATCAACCAGATCGAACAGATTGTCGATGATATTGAACGCGACCTGCGGGAAGGCCGGGACCGGGAGGTGTCTGCCAAGGTCGTGGGCGAGAAAATTATCAATGCTCTCAAGGAGCTCGATGATGTGGCCTATGTCCGGTTTGCTTCCGTGTACCGGGAGTTCAAGGATGTGACGGATTTTATTCAGGAACTTGAGAGCCTGATTCATAAGGAGCACCGGTCCGCAGACGCCGAGCCGGGTAAGGAAGGTCCTGTTAAGACCGATGACTGA
- the ribD gene encoding bifunctional diaminohydroxyphosphoribosylaminopyrimidine deaminase/5-amino-6-(5-phosphoribosylamino)uracil reductase RibD produces the protein MTDLDYMARALELAAQGKGYTSPNPCVGAVVVKDGRIIGQGFHSKAGGPHAEVVAIDDAAARAPEKLAHATIYVTLEPCNHFGRTPPCTHKILNAGIGRVVVACKDPNPNVAGGGIEFLRGKGLEVVSGVMEQEALTLIEDFVWNVQNHKTPFVTLKCAATLDGYIATRTGDSQWITSSASRNFGHELRHQNDAILIGSGTLHGDDPSLTARIEGKPTRDPARIILDTRLSIQENAKVVVQNSSAPTIIVTGPECDPGKIQRLKDKGAQVLKCRVLENLLDLNDLMIRLKELSITSLLIEGGGRVAASALAAGIVNKVCYFLAPKILGANDGIPVFKGSGPEKIKDVFELVRVTTRQFGSDMLVTGYLEPRNRPVGNGK, from the coding sequence ATGACTGATTTGGACTATATGGCAAGGGCTTTGGAACTTGCAGCCCAGGGTAAAGGGTATACCTCCCCCAATCCCTGTGTGGGTGCCGTGGTGGTAAAAGACGGCCGGATCATTGGTCAGGGCTTTCACTCTAAGGCAGGTGGCCCCCATGCCGAGGTGGTGGCCATTGATGATGCCGCAGCAAGAGCGCCTGAAAAACTGGCCCATGCCACCATCTACGTCACCCTTGAACCCTGCAATCATTTCGGCAGAACCCCCCCATGCACCCATAAAATTCTTAACGCAGGCATCGGCCGTGTTGTTGTGGCCTGTAAAGATCCCAACCCCAATGTCGCTGGGGGCGGGATTGAATTTTTAAGGGGAAAAGGGCTTGAGGTGGTATCAGGGGTTATGGAACAAGAGGCCTTGACCCTGATTGAAGATTTTGTCTGGAATGTCCAAAACCATAAAACACCGTTTGTCACCTTAAAATGTGCTGCCACCCTTGACGGATATATTGCCACCAGAACCGGGGATTCCCAGTGGATAACCTCCAGTGCATCCCGAAACTTCGGTCACGAACTGCGCCATCAAAATGATGCCATTCTTATTGGTTCCGGCACCCTGCATGGGGATGATCCCTCTCTGACCGCCAGAATTGAGGGGAAACCGACCCGGGATCCTGCCCGGATAATTCTGGATACCCGTTTGAGCATTCAAGAAAATGCCAAGGTTGTGGTTCAAAACTCAAGTGCACCCACCATCATTGTTACAGGTCCGGAGTGTGACCCAGGTAAAATTCAGCGTCTCAAAGACAAGGGCGCACAGGTTCTTAAATGCCGGGTGTTGGAAAATCTGCTTGATTTAAATGACCTGATGATTAGATTAAAAGAATTGTCCATCACAAGCCTTCTGATTGAAGGCGGGGGGCGTGTGGCAGCATCGGCTCTGGCCGCAGGGATTGTTAACAAAGTCTGTTATTTTCTTGCCCCCAAGATTTTGGGCGCAAATGACGGCATCCCGGTCTTCAAAGGGTCGGGGCCTGAAAAGATAAAAGACGTGTTTGAACTGGTCCGGGTCACTACCCGGCAGTTCGGCTCAGATATGCTGGTTACAGGCTATCTTGAGCCCCGGAATAGGCCGGTCGGCAATGGGAAATGA
- a CDS encoding riboflavin synthase: MFTGIIESLGTIRRIETQGEGKILVIACDLDLTGTGIGDSIAVNGACLTAVSLGKGQFKVDMAPETVSRTTFDSLGPGARVNIERALKLSDRIDGHLVSGHIDGTGVVSKIETRSNAIIYDIQVPENLACEMIEKGSVAIDGISLTINQCWENGFSVSIIPHTAKITTIGFKNVGDRVNIETDMLGKYVKKFLSGQGKGAKSANDAGADADLDISMSFLARNGFL; encoded by the coding sequence TTGTTTACGGGAATCATAGAAAGTCTGGGCACCATTCGGCGCATTGAAACCCAGGGTGAGGGTAAAATTCTGGTCATTGCCTGTGACCTGGATCTGACCGGTACAGGCATCGGGGATTCCATTGCCGTCAATGGGGCCTGCCTGACCGCCGTAAGCCTTGGTAAAGGGCAGTTCAAGGTGGACATGGCGCCTGAAACCGTCTCCCGCACCACATTTGATTCTCTTGGACCCGGAGCCCGGGTCAATATTGAACGGGCGCTGAAGTTGTCCGACCGCATAGATGGACATCTGGTATCAGGACACATAGACGGCACAGGTGTGGTTTCAAAAATTGAGACCCGGAGCAATGCCATCATATATGACATTCAGGTGCCGGAAAACCTTGCCTGTGAGATGATAGAAAAAGGCTCCGTGGCCATTGACGGTATCAGCCTGACCATCAACCAATGCTGGGAAAACGGTTTTTCGGTAAGCATTATTCCCCATACCGCAAAGATTACAACAATCGGGTTTAAAAATGTGGGGGATCGCGTCAATATTGAGACAGATATGCTGGGAAAATATGTGAAAAAATTTTTATCAGGGCAGGGGAAAGGCGCCAAGAGTGCCAACGACGCCGGTGCTGATGCCGACCTGGACATCAGTATGTCATTTCTTGCCCGGAACGGATTCTTGTAA
- a CDS encoding bifunctional 3,4-dihydroxy-2-butanone-4-phosphate synthase/GTP cyclohydrolase II, with amino-acid sequence MPHLTIEQAIEDIKNGKMVILVDDEDRENEGDLTMAAQAVTPESINFMATYGRGLICLSLDSSIADKLDLPMMVENNTSQYGTGFTVSIEAKHGVTTGISAADRATTILTAVADETGPQDIARPGHIFPLRARDGGVMVRIGQTEGSVDLARLAGLKPAGVICEIMDDDGTMARMPSLEKFAEKHGIGICTVADLVKYRLKTESFVKRAAETLIPTRVGGEFRIIAYENDIDNLTHIALVKGEIDPEKAILVRVHSECMTGDIFSSLRCDCQDQLHRAMKMVDDEGCGVILYLRQEGRGIGLVNKLKAYEYQRQGLDTVQANEKLGFSADLRDYGVGAQMLVDLGVRKMRLLTNNPKKMVGLEGYGLSVVEQVPIEVAPNPFNKGYLKCKQAKMGHLLHIK; translated from the coding sequence ATGCCGCATTTAACCATTGAACAGGCGATTGAAGATATAAAAAACGGAAAAATGGTCATCCTGGTGGATGATGAGGACAGGGAGAACGAAGGTGATCTGACCATGGCGGCCCAGGCCGTAACCCCGGAAAGCATCAACTTTATGGCTACTTATGGCCGGGGACTTATCTGCCTGTCCCTTGATTCAAGTATTGCAGATAAACTCGACCTGCCCATGATGGTTGAAAACAACACCTCCCAGTATGGTACGGGATTTACGGTTTCCATCGAGGCAAAACACGGCGTGACCACGGGTATATCCGCCGCAGACCGGGCCACCACCATTTTGACGGCGGTGGCTGATGAGACAGGCCCCCAGGATATTGCACGCCCCGGCCACATTTTTCCGTTACGGGCTCGGGACGGCGGGGTAATGGTGCGCATCGGCCAGACCGAAGGCTCTGTGGATCTTGCACGGCTTGCGGGGCTGAAGCCCGCTGGTGTCATCTGTGAAATTATGGATGACGATGGTACCATGGCCCGGATGCCTTCCCTTGAAAAATTTGCCGAAAAGCACGGCATCGGCATTTGCACTGTGGCGGATCTTGTTAAATACCGCTTAAAAACAGAAAGCTTTGTAAAACGCGCTGCCGAAACCCTTATTCCCACCCGGGTGGGCGGGGAATTCAGAATCATTGCCTATGAGAATGATATCGACAATCTTACCCACATCGCTCTGGTTAAGGGTGAAATTGACCCGGAAAAGGCGATTCTGGTTCGGGTGCATTCCGAATGTATGACCGGTGATATTTTTTCTTCCTTGCGCTGTGACTGCCAGGATCAGCTCCACCGGGCCATGAAAATGGTGGATGATGAAGGCTGCGGCGTTATTCTCTATTTGCGTCAGGAGGGTCGGGGGATCGGCCTTGTGAACAAATTGAAAGCCTATGAATACCAGCGTCAGGGCCTGGATACGGTCCAGGCCAATGAAAAGCTTGGATTTTCCGCAGATCTTCGTGATTACGGTGTCGGTGCCCAGATGCTGGTGGATCTGGGTGTACGCAAAATGCGTCTGCTTACCAATAATCCTAAAAAGATGGTGGGTCTTGAAGGGTACGGGTTAAGCGTTGTGGAGCAGGTGCCCATTGAGGTGGCGCCCAATCCTTTCAACAAGGGGTATTTGAAGTGTAAGCAGGCTAAGATGGGTCATCTACTACACATAAAATAA
- the ribH gene encoding 6,7-dimethyl-8-ribityllumazine synthase — MPQIIEANLNAKGKKFGIVAARFNDFIVEKLVSGALDALIRSGAQDEDIAIVKVPGAFEIPLAAAKMAALKKYDAIICLGAVIRGATTHYDYVCAEVSKGVAAVSLEAKVPVMFGILTTETIEQAIERAGTKSGNKGFDVALGAIEMANLCANME, encoded by the coding sequence ATGCCTCAAATAATTGAAGCCAATTTAAACGCCAAGGGCAAAAAGTTTGGTATTGTTGCCGCAAGATTCAACGATTTTATCGTCGAAAAACTTGTGTCAGGCGCTTTGGATGCGCTGATCAGAAGCGGTGCGCAGGATGAGGATATTGCCATTGTCAAGGTCCCTGGTGCCTTTGAAATCCCTTTGGCTGCAGCCAAAATGGCTGCCTTGAAAAAGTATGACGCCATTATCTGTCTAGGTGCTGTGATCCGCGGGGCCACCACCCATTATGATTACGTGTGTGCCGAAGTGTCCAAGGGTGTTGCTGCCGTGAGTCTTGAGGCCAAAGTGCCGGTGATGTTTGGTATCCTTACCACTGAAACCATTGAACAGGCGATTGAACGGGCTGGTACAAAATCCGGTAACAAGGGCTTTGATGTGGCTTTGGGGGCCATTGAAATGGCAAACCTGTGCGCGAATATGGAATAG